The genomic window CGGGGTAAGTACCGATAATATTAGCCGCCGCATCAGTGCGGACAGCCATACCAGCATCGATCATCCAAGACTGGACAAGCTGACGCGCGAGGATATCTTCACGAGTAAAGGCTACTCTACTTACACCGCCATTTGCTAGTTTACCGATTTGGGCTAATTGGGCAATACTGCGATTTAGGCGATCGCTATTTACTAAAGGAATTGATGTAACAATCATGTTTTAGTGCAAAATTTGGGCTAAAAACTTCTTGGTTCTTTCTTCTTTGGGATGGTTAAAAAACTCTGTAGGCGTTGTATCTTCTACGAGCATTCCATCCGCTAAAAATATTACGCGGTCGGCTACTTCCCTTGCAAATCCTACCTCGTGAGTGACGCACACCATAGTCATTCCCGAATTGGCTAGACCTCGCATCACGTCTAATACTTCCCGTACCATTTCCGGGTCAAGAGCGGAGGTTGGTTCGTCAAATAACATTACTTTTGGTTTCATTGCTAAAGCACGGGCGATCGCAACTCTTTGTTGTTGACCTCCCGATAGCTGTCCGGGGTATTTAGCAGCTTGATGAGCTATTCCCACTCGTTCTAATAGTTGCATAGCTGCTTCTTCCGCTTTTACTTTAGTCATTCCGCGTAAATGAATCGGTGCTAAAGTTACATTTTTGAGTACCGTTAGATGGGGAAACAAGTTGAATTGCTGAAACACCATCCCGACTTCTCGGCGCACTGCTTCAATATTTTTGAGATCGTGAGATATTTTTACGCCATCAACTTCAATACTACCTTTTTGGTAAGGTTCTAAGCCGTTAAAGGTGCGGATAAAGGTCGATTTTCCTGAACCTGAAGGGCCCATTAATACAACTACTTCGCCTTTATTGACGGTTAAACTTACTCCTTTAAGAACGTGAAAGTTATTGCTGTACCACTTTTCTACATTTTTAGCGACGATAATTGCTGAAGATGCGATCGCGCTGTTACTTTGACTGGTTCTAGGCTGGGAATGTGTCATGTTTAGGTTTTTTTTGGGCAATTATTAAATTCTCTAACTTGCAGATATTTTCCCCCTTAAAAAGGGGGGTTAGGGGGGATCTCTTAAACGGGTAACAAAGTTAAAGGCTCTCCAAACCACTTTTGCGAGAGTTCGTTAAGCTTCCCCGATTCTTTTAAATCAAAAACGATCGCATTAACTTGTTCTAATAAGTCTGTATCCCCACGTCTTACGCCAATATGGCAGGGAGAATTTTTCATCACAAATTTGTTATCAATCCTTTTTTCGGGGTTATCGCGCATCAATTTAGCCGCGACTACGTTACCTGTAGCAATTAGTTCAACTTGTCCTGACACTAGCGCCGAAGCCGTTAAACTATTACTTGCAAAGCGTTTAATGGGGAAAGTTCCGGGCGGAATTTTTGATAACTCCAAGTCTTCTAAAGATCCTTGAGCAACTCCCACTGTGCGTCCTTTTAAGTCATCAAGCGATGAAACTTTAATACTTTGTTCGCCATAAACCCCAGAGAAAAACGGCGCATAAGGGGCTGAAAAATCAATGATTTTTGCTCGTTCTTTATTTTTCCCTAAGCTGGAAATTACCATATCTACTCGATTGGTTTGCAAAAAAGGTATCCGATAATTGCCAACTACCGGAACTAGCTCTAGTTTGACTTTTAACCCTTGAGCAATTTCTTGAGCAATATCAACGTCATAACCTTGAAGCTGCATAGTTGTATTTACCGAGCCAAAAGGGGGAAAATCGTCAGGTACAGCAACTTTTAGCTTTCCTGTAGCGATAATTTGGGCTAAAGTTGCGCCGGGATTGGGTACGCCAGGTAAACTAGATGCTGATGCGATCGCAGATGTTACCGCCAGTTTTTTAGTTGAAGAAGATTCGGGGGACGAACAAGCCGCAATGCTGACGGCGATTAAAAAACCTGTGATAAAAAGAGCTAAAGCTTTTAGTAGCTTGGTAGATAACCTTTTGTGCATTTTTTTATCGGGTTTTAAATTATTTGACTTTGTAGATGTAGGGTTGATGATTTGCGCCCCTACGGTTAAATTAGATTTTCTTTCATCTTCTAAGCTTTGTAGCTCATACTTCCTTCTAAGCGCTGGCTGAGGATTGAAAGGGGATAACACAAGCAAAAGTAAATTAAGCCAGCAATCGAAAATACTAAAAGACTTTGTAAGGTTACATTATTAATTTGCGCTGCTGCTCGTGATATTTCTGTAAACCCAATTACCGATGCTAGAGAAGTTCCCTTAATTACTTGCACTGCAAAACCCACTGTGGGCGCAATTGATAGCTTCAATGCTTGGGGTAAAATAATTAATCTCAGTTTTTTAAAATACCCAAAACCTAACGCTGAAGCGGCTTCCCATTGTCCCGTACCAATCGCCGCAATTGAACCGCGCCAAATATCTGCTAAAAAAGCACTGGTAAAAGCTGTTAAAGCTAAGGTTGCAGCTTGTAAGGGTGACAAATTTACCCCTAATACAATCGAAATGCCAAAAAAAGCCAAGAATAATTGCAATAATAACGGCGTTCCCTGGAAAAACTCGATATAAATCCAGCTAATGCTACTTAGCCATTTATTCGGGGAGATTCGCATTAACATTACACCAAAGCCAATTAGCCCACCGCAGATAAAAGCGATCGCGGATAATATTAATGTCCACTTGGTAGCTATAAGTAAGTTTGTAAAAATAATGGCGGTTGTAAATTCTTCCATTTTTGCTACCTTCTGTACTTGGCAAATTCAAAGTATTTTTTCTCTACTGCGTAAGCAATCCCTTTGATTAACCAGACGATCGCCAGGTAAACTAACGCTATTGTGAAGTAAATTTCAAAGCTGCGAAAAGTCCGCGCGTTTAAGTAATCGCCTGTAAAAGTCAAGTCTTCTGTAGCTATTTGAGATACGACACTTGTAAAAAGTACCGCTAAAATAATTTGTCCTACTAAAGCTGGATAAATGTTTGCTAAAGCTGGAGTTATGACAATATGGCGAAAAACTGATATCGGTTTAAATCCGAGCGCTAAACCTGCTTCTACTTGCCCTTTATGGATGCTTTCGACTCCTGCGCGGACAATTTCGGTTGAATACGCGCCAAAATTTACCGCTAAAGCTAGTGTTGCAGCTTGTTCTGCTGTTAACTTTAGTCCTAAATTGGGTAATCCAAAAAAGATAAAAAATAGTTGAATCAAAAACGGGGTGTTGCGGATTAATTCTACATAAGTCGCCGCTAATCCATTTAAAAAGCGGTTTCCAGACGTTCTACAGAGCGCTCCTATTATCCCAATTGCTAACCCAAAGGCGATCGCAATTAACGATAATCTTACCGTCACCACCGCCCCACTGAGAAATAAGCCCAAGTTATCCCAGACAACGGAAAAATCAAAAGTATAACCCATACTTCTATCTAAGGGATGATTTGTTTGCTTTTGAATACTGTATACATCATCCAAAAAAATAATACTGTATCTCTCTATACAGTAGAGTTACGGGCATTTTTCGCAATAGATTAAAGTTTCTTATATTTGGTAAATTTCTAGATTTTTCGTTACAATGGATACAGAAACAAAAACAAGCGTTCATCTCTTTTTAAAGAGACGGAAGTAAGTTAAGACTGAAGGAACGCGCCTCAAAAACGATGACGCTACAGGAGGCGGAATTAATGAATTACCAAGACCTAAAACTAATTACCAGCAGAGAATTAGAAGCAAACCAAATAAACCGCGAATCATGGTTAAGTAGAGTTTGGCAAAAGCTAACTACTTATTTAAGTCAAAGCTCTGGGTTGCGTGTATGGCAATCAGACAAAAAAGGTAGTAGTGTATGGAATCTATACAACCCAACTACAGGCGATAAACTTAGCTTTGATTCTGAAACAGATGTAAGAACATGGATTGAAGAATCTTACTATCGTCCAGCTTCCGCCGAAAGACAGTTTAGACCTTATGCTTGGTATCAGATAGAAAGATAAGCATTGGTTTAAATAATGTACGCATTTTGATGGTAGGGGCGCAATGCTTTGCGCCCTTACACATTTTTACAGATGTACCTTAAGTTAAGAATCGCCATAAACAAAAACCCGCAATTATCACGGGTTTTTGTCTAAAAACTAAAAGTTGTCCGTATCGTCCCAACATACTCCGTATCGTTGCTACTGTTATGTTCTGGATTGAAAATTGCTAATAATCCTGGCGTAACTTCAATGTTGTTAGTCAGACGATAACGATAAAAAGCTTCTAAATGATAGGACGTATCGCTATCAACTCGGCTTCTATTGCCAAAGCCAATTTCTCTTACATCCGAACTTGTGACTTTAGGGGATTGACCAAACAAAAGACCGCCTAAACTGCCTTCTTTACCCAAATCTGGAAAACCTAAACCCGCCGCATAGTACCAAATATCGGCTTTAGCGCCACGATTGCCCGTGACAATTGTACTGCTATCGGGGTCACCAATGGCGATCGCCTGACTATAACCACCCCAACCAAACAAAATCAACTTAGGACGTATACGGAGACTTGCTTGTACGCCGTAATGATTGCCTGTTGTGGAGATATTACCAAAGGGTGCGTTAGCAAAAACACTCCCGGTACTTTCCATAAAACTAATGTTACCTGTAGTAGGAGTATCGTAAGTGTGAGCATAGGTCAAACCCAAGCCAAAAGCCTCGCCTAGCTTAAAATTTAACTGACCAAAAGCTGCATAAGTTCCGTTAGCAATGCCAAAACCGTTATCGGGATTGTTTGCAGTGGGAGCTAAATAAGCCAAATTTGCCCCAATAGCGCCTTGAGGATTAATCGCAACTTCTACACCCGCGCCACCATTTTGATGTCGATAAATCGGGCTAAATCTACCGTAGCGGGAAATAGCACCGCGTCCACTACTTTCAAAAGGACTGTAGACAGGAAAACCTCTAGCGTCTAATTCCACATTAGTAGCATCAACTTGAACTACAATGCGATCGCCTACAGGGAAACGATAAAAAATTTGATCGACATCTAGACTATTATCATTACTGATATCAAAGCCCAAACGAGTCATATTGCTACCTGTAACACTTGTC from Synechocystis sp. PCC 7509 includes these protein-coding regions:
- a CDS encoding amino acid ABC transporter ATP-binding protein, whose translation is MTHSQPRTSQSNSAIASSAIIVAKNVEKWYSNNFHVLKGVSLTVNKGEVVVLMGPSGSGKSTFIRTFNGLEPYQKGSIEVDGVKISHDLKNIEAVRREVGMVFQQFNLFPHLTVLKNVTLAPIHLRGMTKVKAEEAAMQLLERVGIAHQAAKYPGQLSGGQQQRVAIARALAMKPKVMLFDEPTSALDPEMVREVLDVMRGLANSGMTMVCVTHEVGFAREVADRVIFLADGMLVEDTTPTEFFNHPKEERTKKFLAQILH
- a CDS encoding transporter substrate-binding domain-containing protein, translating into MHKRLSTKLLKALALFITGFLIAVSIAACSSPESSSTKKLAVTSAIASASSLPGVPNPGATLAQIIATGKLKVAVPDDFPPFGSVNTTMQLQGYDVDIAQEIAQGLKVKLELVPVVGNYRIPFLQTNRVDMVISSLGKNKERAKIIDFSAPYAPFFSGVYGEQSIKVSSLDDLKGRTVGVAQGSLEDLELSKIPPGTFPIKRFASNSLTASALVSGQVELIATGNVVAAKLMRDNPEKRIDNKFVMKNSPCHIGVRRGDTDLLEQVNAIVFDLKESGKLNELSQKWFGEPLTLLPV
- a CDS encoding amino acid ABC transporter permease, whose product is MEEFTTAIIFTNLLIATKWTLILSAIAFICGGLIGFGVMLMRISPNKWLSSISWIYIEFFQGTPLLLQLFLAFFGISIVLGVNLSPLQAATLALTAFTSAFLADIWRGSIAAIGTGQWEAASALGFGYFKKLRLIILPQALKLSIAPTVGFAVQVIKGTSLASVIGFTEISRAAAQINNVTLQSLLVFSIAGLIYFCLCYPLSILSQRLEGSMSYKA
- a CDS encoding amino acid ABC transporter permease, with protein sequence MDDVYSIQKQTNHPLDRSMGYTFDFSVVWDNLGLFLSGAVVTVRLSLIAIAFGLAIGIIGALCRTSGNRFLNGLAATYVELIRNTPFLIQLFFIFFGLPNLGLKLTAEQAATLALAVNFGAYSTEIVRAGVESIHKGQVEAGLALGFKPISVFRHIVITPALANIYPALVGQIILAVLFTSVVSQIATEDLTFTGDYLNARTFRSFEIYFTIALVYLAIVWLIKGIAYAVEKKYFEFAKYRR
- a CDS encoding iron uptake porin, with product MYFLRTIVAVTSAISGFALTATAQNLEPMAQVTSVSQLSDVQPTDWAFQALQSLVERYGCIAGYPDGTFRGNRALTRYEFAAGLNACLDRVNELIATATTDIATRNDLATLQKLQTEFATELATIRGRVDSLEVQTATLEANQFSTTTKLGGEAIFAVNGVFGDNRAVSSSRIPGSNGNIEDTLTLTSRVRLALNTSFSGEDLLRVRLQARNFSPFGTSVTGSNMTRLGFDISNDNSLDVDQIFYRFPVGDRIVVQVDATNVELDARGFPVYSPFESSGRGAISRYGRFSPIYRHQNGGAGVEVAINPQGAIGANLAYLAPTANNPDNGFGIANGTYAAFGQLNFKLGEAFGLGLTYAHTYDTPTTGNISFMESTGSVFANAPFGNISTTGNHYGVQASLRIRPKLILFGWGGYSQAIAIGDPDSSTIVTGNRGAKADIWYYAAGLGFPDLGKEGSLGGLLFGQSPKVTSSDVREIGFGNRSRVDSDTSYHLEAFYRYRLTNNIEVTPGLLAIFNPEHNSSNDTEYVGTIRTTFSF